One Antennarius striatus isolate MH-2024 chromosome 17, ASM4005453v1, whole genome shotgun sequence genomic window carries:
- the LOC137610764 gene encoding alcohol dehydrogenase 1-like: MATAGKVIKCRAAVAWEPNKPLVIEEIEVAPPEANEVRIKIVATSVCHTDLYHLLESMPKEGFPTVLGHEAAGIVESVGPGVTEYQPGDKVIPLFISQCRDCRFCKSPKTNQCEKAWRAVYPSNVMAPPESRLSCKGKKLLQFVGTSTFSEYTVVNEMAVAKIDPAAPLDKVGLIGCAICTGYGAAVNTAKVEPDSTCAVFGLGAVGLAAVMGCKNAGAKRIIAVDTNPDKFEKAKVFGATEFVNPKDHDKPISQVLSEMTGGGVDFSMECVGNVEVMRSALESCVHGWGVSVIVGWTSLYDVSTRPLQLIAGRKWTGSAFGGFKGRDGVPPMVKAYLDKKLKVDEFITHNMTLDQINDAIELMKHGKCIRTMLNISPQ, from the exons ATGGCCACAGCTGGAAAG GTCATCAAGTGTAGGGCGGCAGTGGCCTGGGAGCCCAACAAGCCTCTGGTGATTGAAGAGATTGAGGTTGCCCCACCAGAGGCCAACGAGGTCCGCATCAAG ATTGTAGCGACCTCTGTGTGCCATACAGACCTCTACCACCTTTTGGAGAGTATGCCTAAAGAGGGGTTTCCAACAGTGCTTGGCCATGAGGCAGCTGGGATAGTGGAGAGTGTCGGGCCTGGAGTCACTGAGTATCAGCCTG GAGACAAAGTCATCCCTCTGTTCATCTCGCAGTGTAGAGATTGTCGCTTCTGTAAGAGCCCAAAGACCAACCAGTGTGAAAAGGCATG GAGGGCAGTTTATCCTTCCAATGTCATGGCACCACCTGAGTCCAGGCTGTCCTGTAAAGggaagaagctgctgcagtttgtTGGAACCAGTACCTTCTCTGAGTACACTGTGGTCAATGAGATGGCTGTGGCTAAGATCGACCCGGCTGCCCCTCTGGACAAAGTTGGTCTTATAGGATGTGCAATCTGTACAGGATATGGAGCAGCAGTTAATACCGCTAAG GTGGAACCAGACTCTACCTGTGCTGTTTTTGGTCTGGGAGCCGTGGGATTGGCTGCAGTCATGGGCTGCAAGAACGCAGGAGCCAAAAGGATCATTGCTGTTGACACCAATCCAGACAAGTTTGAGAAGGCCAAAGTGTTTGGGGCGACTGAATTTGTGAACCCCAAAGACCACGATAAACCCATCAGCCAAGTGCTTTCTGAGATGACTGGAGGAGGAGTGGACTTTTCTATGGAATGTGTTGGGAATGTGGAAGTCATG CGCAGCGCCTTGGAGTCTTGTGTGCATGGATGGGGTGTCAGTGTGATTGTTGGCTGGACATCCTTGTATGATGTTTCCACTCGACCCCTCCAGCTCATCGCTGGGCGTAAATGGACAGGCTCTGCGTTTGGAG GCTTCAAGGGAAGGGATGGAGTTCCTCCGATGGTCAAAGCATACCTGGATAAGAAGTTGAAGGTGGATGAATTCATCACTCACAACATGACTCTTGACCAGATCAACGACGCCATTGAACTGATGAAGCATGGGAAATG CATCCGAACAATGCTGAATATTTCTCCGCAATGA
- the LOC137610865 gene encoding alcohol dehydrogenase 1-like produces the protein MDTAGKVIKCKAAVAWEPNKPLVIEEIEVSPPEANEVRIKIVATSVCHTDLHHLLESMPKEGFPTVLGHEAAGIVESVGPGVTEYQPGDKVIPLFIAQCRECRFCKSPKTNQCEKAWRSTSRPNVMAPAESRLSCKGKMLLQFVGTSTFSEYTVVHETAVAKIDPAAPLDKVGLIGCAICTGYGAAVNNAKVEPDSTCAVFGLGAVGLAAVMGCKSAGAKRIIVVDTNPDKFEKAKEFGATDFVNPKDHDKPISQVVSEMTGGGVDFSLECVGNVEVMRSALESCVHGWGVSVIVGWTSLHDISTQPVQLIAGRKWTGSVFGGFKGRDGVPQMVKAYLDKKLKVDEFITHNMTLDQINDAIELLKHGKCIRTVMKVSSELDR, from the exons ATGGACACAGCTGGCAAG GTCATCAAGTGCAAGGCAGCGGTAGCCTGGGAACCCAACAAGCCTTTGGTGATTGAGGAGATTGAGGTTTCCCCGCCAGAGGCCAACGAGGTCCGCATCAAG ATTGTAGCGACTTCTGTGTGCCATACGGACCTCCACCACCTTTTGGAGAGTATGCCTAAAGAGGGGTTTCCAACAGTGCTTGGCCATGAGGCAGCTGGGATAGTGGAGAGTGTCGGGCCTGGAGTCACTGAGTATCAGCCTG GAGACAAAGTCATCCCTCTGTTCATCGCACAGTGTAGAGAATGTCGCTTCTGTAAGAGCCCAAAGACCAACCAGTGTGAAAAGGCATG GAGGTCTACTTCTCGTCCCAATGTCATGGCACCAGCAGAGTCCAGACTGTCCTGTAAGGGCAAGATGCTGCTGCAGTTTGTTGGAACCAGTACCTTCTCTGAGTACACTGTGGTCCATGAGACGGCTGTGGCTAAGATCGACCCGGCTGCCCCTCTGGACAAAGTTGGTCTTATCGGATGTGCAATCTGTACAGGATATGGAGCAGCAGTTAATAATGCAAAG GTGGAACCAGACTCTACCTGTGCTGTTTTTGGTCTGGGAGCCGTGGGATTGGCTGCAGTCATGGGCTGCAAGAGCGCAGGAGCCAAAAGGATCATTGTTGTTGACACCAATCCAGACAAGTTTGAGAAGGCAAAGGAGTTTGGGGCGACTGACTTTGTGAACCCCAAAGACCACGATAAACCCATCAGCCAAGTGGTTTCTGAGATGACTGGTGGAGGAGTGGACTtctctctggaatgtgttgggAATGTAGAAGTCATG CGCAGCGCCTTGGAGTCTTGTGTGCATGGATGGGGTGTCAGTGTGATTGTTGGCTGGACATCCTTGCATGACATTTCTACTCAACCCGTCCAGCTCATCGCTGGACGTAAATGGACAGGCTCTGTGTTCGGAG GCTTTAAAGGAAGGGATGGAGTTCCTCAGATGGTTAAAGCATACCTAGATAAAAAGTTGAAGGTGGATGAATTCATCACTCACAACATGACTCTTGACCAGATCAATGATGCCATTGAACTTTTGAAGCATGGGAAATG CATCCGAACGGTGATGAAGGTCTCCTCAGAACTAGACCGCTGA